The following is a genomic window from Helicobacter sp. NHP19-003.
TTTAAGGTTTTAAGCGCAATCTCGCCCACAAGGACACTAGAGAAAAACCAAACCCCAAAGGTGGTGCGTTTTTTAAACACCCACCAAAGACCGATGAGTAAAGCGATGGGTGTGGTGAGTCCAGATTGGGCAAACCAAGTGCTAAAGAGCACAAAGTTAAGCCAAGCCCCTTGGGTTGGGGCAGGGCTACGGACAAGGTCAATAAAAAACACATCCACACTTTGCACCCACTCTTGTTTTTGGACGACTCCAACAGCGCCTAAGCCCAACAACGCAAAGAAAATGGCCCCAAAAATCCACAACAGCTTAACCGCCAAACCCCGCTGATTTCCCACACCCATTAACCTTTCAT
Proteins encoded in this region:
- a CDS encoding phosphatase PAP2 family protein; the encoded protein is MATPYERLMGVGNQRGLAVKLLWIFGAIFFALLGLGAVGVVQKQEWVQSVDVFFIDLVRSPAPTQGAWLNFVLFSTWFAQSGLTTPIALLIGLWWVFKKRTTFGVWFFSSVLVGEIALKTLKHVIKRPRPATNGELYLAHGFSFPSGHALAAALFYGLLALLLCFSRASVGAKVGGFALLFFWIFLMMYDRVYLGVHYPTDVLGGFCMGMGFVCCSMGFYVGYLKH